One Phoenix dactylifera cultivar Barhee BC4 chromosome 8, palm_55x_up_171113_PBpolish2nd_filt_p, whole genome shotgun sequence genomic window carries:
- the LOC120111705 gene encoding uncharacterized protein LOC120111705, with protein sequence MTPREQEMLQSRFSKVVDVLEEELEGTRAEWRSTTVIVRSLGRNILVDCVVKEIKRVGRLDYNVECFPFMDGFIAVRFAKEEDREAALMNGPWMVAGQLLAMDRWRPNFIPGVRGVDRVVVWLRLVYWRKETILRIAARASNPLALDGFTKQGQRYGFARVKIELDCSSPLKPGTLVRGRSGGVEEPFWQGFIYENLLAPCSKCGRIGHSTPKCVCSSPMDGVAKTAEMQGKGKVAIESDSLEDGAQKNGEGVALEEIQRPVTELSSGKQVAGESSNIGESRNIGRVDDIRMELYGGQMGGTVVAAEDIVDSTCHLAQTERGGDHHRILVQMMAAVKG encoded by the exons ATGACCCCTCGTGAGCAGGAGATGTTGCAGAGCAGGTTCTCCAAGGTGGTGGACGTCCTAGAGGAAGAGTTAGAGGGGACCCGAGCTGAATGGCGGAGCACCACAGTCATCGTGAGGAGCTTGGGGAGGAATATTCTGGTAGACTGTGTAGTAAAGGAAATCAAGCGAGTGGGACGCTTGGATTACAATGTGGAGTGCTTCCCGTTTATGGATGGTTTTATTGCGGTCCGGTTTGCCAAGGAGGAAGATCGCGAGGCCGCACTGATGAATGGCCCATGGATGGTGGCCGGACAACTCCTGGCAATGGATCGATGGAGGCCTAACTTTATTCCTGGTGTAAGGGGTGTCGACAGGGTGGTCGTTTGGCTTCGCTTGGTCTACTGGAGGAAGGAGACTATCCTTAGAATAGCCGCAAGAGCTAGTAACCCCTTGGCCTTGGATGGATTTACGAAGCAGGGGCAGCGATATGGCTTCGCCAGGGTGAAGATAGAGCTGGATTGTTCAAGCCCTCTCAAGCCGGGTACACTGGTGAGGGGGAGATCAGGAGGTGTCGAGGAGCCTTTCTGGCAAGGTTTCATCTACGAAAATCTACTTGCTCCCTGTTCCAAGTGTGGTCGGATAGGGCACTCGACGCCGAAGTGTGTCTGCTCCTCTCCGATGGATGGTGTGGCGAAGACGGCAGAGATGCAAGGGAAAGGGAAGGTAGCTATAGAGTCGGACTCCCTGGAGGACGGTGCGCAGAAGAACGGGGAAGGTGTTGCATTGGAGGAGATTCAGC GCCCTGTGACAGAGCTGAGCTCCGGAAAGCAGGTTGCGGGGGAATCAAGCAATATTGGAGAATCAAGGAACATTGGAAGGGTTGATGACATAAGGATGGAGCTATATGGTGGGCAGATGGGGGGTACTGTGGTAGCAGCTGAAGATATAGTGGACTCCACGTGCCACTTGGCACAGACTGAACGTGGAGGGGATCATCACCGTATCCTGGTTCAAATGATGGCAGCAGTGAAGGGGTGA